In a single window of the Manis pentadactyla isolate mManPen7 chromosome 15 unlocalized genomic scaffold, mManPen7.hap1 SUPER_15_unloc_1, whole genome shotgun sequence genome:
- the LOC118932710 gene encoding zinc finger protein 883-like isoform X2 gives MDSGQQGSVTFEDVVIYFSQEELGLLNEAQRFLYHDVMLEIFALTASLDCWCGAKDEVPSEQSVPVEDARTSMAGPLTEKTHPCEKCVPVLKDILQLTELQATCPGQKPYFGGTCRGLWFSVKIFKVDMYRASLVTSFRFHVSGKPFTCGEGAKDFLALSGLLQHQATPNGEKPHGSIKHRESFNSGKSCNKWVECREVFSNPHTLHDQRACTGDGLDECSNCEKAVHCKYKLIQYQEVHTGARPYECPQCGKFFSSKKTLTKHRRVHTGERPYECGECGKYFSCKSHLIRHRTVHTGERPYECGECGKFFSCKSHLIRHRRVHTGERPYQCGECGKFFSQKKSLIQHRRVHTGERPYECGECGKFFSYKTSLIQHRALHTGERPYKCVECGKSFSENSVLAQHQRIHTGARPYECGECGKFFTHKTGLTLHRRIHTGERPYECGECGKFFSRKSHLFRHRTVHTGERPYQCGECGKFFSRNSCLTEHRRVHTGERPYECGECGKFFSRKTCLTQHRRVHTGERPYECGECGKFFSYKASLIQHRTLHTGERLYKCVECGKSFTENSVLVQHQRIHTGARTYECGECGKFFTLKTCLTRHRRVHTGERPYECGECGKLFSLKTCLTRHRRVHTGEKPYECGECGKSFSYKASLMRHRTVHTGERPYQCNECGKSFSRSSALLQHRRAHLQ, from the exons GGCTCTGTGACCTTTGAGGACGTGGTCATCTACTTCTCCCAGGAGGAGTTGGGGCTCCTTAATGAGGCACAACGGTTCCTATACCATGATGTGATGCTGGAGATCTTTGCACTTACAGCGTCCCTGG ATTGTTGGTGTGGAGCAAAGGATGAGGTACCTTCTGAGCAGAGTGTTCCTGTAGAAGATGCCAGGACTTCCATGGCAGGTCCATTGACTGAGAAGACTCATCCTTGTGAGAAGTGTGTCCCAGTCTTGAAAGACATTTTACAGCTGACTGAGCTCCAAGCAACATGTCCTGGTCAGAAACCATATTTCGGTGGGACATGTAGAGGCTTATGGTTCAGTGTGAAAATCTTCAAAGTAGACATGTACAGGGCCTCACTTGTGACAAGTTTCAGATTCCATGTGTCGGGGAAGCCCTTCACTTGTGGGGAGGGTGCAAAGGACTTTTTAGCTCTATCAGGCCTTCTGCAGCACCAGGCCACTCCCAATGGTGAGAAGCCACATGGCAGCATCAAGCATAGGGAGTCCTTTAACAGTGGGAAAAGTTGTAACAAGTGGGTTGAATGCAGGGAAGTATTTAGCAACCCTCACACACTTCACGACCAGAGAGCCTGCACTGGAGATGGTCTTGATGAATGTAGCAACTGTGAAAAAGCCGTCCACTGCAAATACAAACTTATTCAGTACCAGGAAGTTCACACTGGAGCAAGGCCATATGAGTGTCCTCAATGTGGGAAATTCTTTAGCTCCAAAAAAACCCTCACTAAACACAGgagagttcacactggagaaaggccttatgagtgtggtgaatgtgggaaataCTTTAGCTGCAAAAGCCACCTCATTCGACACAGGacagttcacactggagaaaggccttatgagtgtggtgaatgtgggaaattctttAGCTGCAAAAGCCACCTCATTCGACATAGgagagttcacactggagaaaggccttatcagtgtggtgaatgtgggaaattcttCAGTCAGAAAAAGTCTCTCATTCAACACAGgagagttcacactggagaaaggccttacgagtgtggtgaatgtgggaaattctttAGCTACAAAACCTCCCTCATTCAACACAGGGCACTTCAtactggagaaaggccttataAGTGTGTTGAATGTGGGAAATCTTTCAGTGAGAACTCTGTCCTTGCTCAACACCAAAGAATTCACACTGGAGCAAGGCCTTATgagtgtggtgaatgtgggaaattctttACCCACAAAACCGGCCTCACTCTACACAGGagaattcacactggagaaaggccttatgagtgtggtgaatgtgggaaattcttCAGCCGCAAAAGCCACCTCTTTCGACACAGGacagttcacactggagaaagacCTTATCagtgtggtgaatgtgggaaattctttAGCCGCAACTCCTGCCTCACTGAACACAGgagagttcacactggagaaaggccttatgagtgtggtgaatgtgggaaattcttCAGCCGCAAAACCTGCCTCACTCAACACAGgagagttcacactggagaaaggccttatgagtgtggtgaatgtgggaaattctttAGCTACAAAGCCTCCCTCATTCAACACAGGACACTTCATACTGGAGAAaggctttataagtgtgttgaaTGTGGGAAATCTTTCACTGAGAACTCTGTCCTTGTTCAACACCAAAGAATTCACACTGGAGCAAGGACTTATgagtgtggtgaatgtgggaaattctttACCCTCAAAACCTGCCTCACTCGACACAGgagagttcacactggagaaaggccttatgagtgtggtgaatgtgggaaaCTCTTTAGCCTCAAAACCTGCCTCACTCGACACAGgagagttcacactggagaaaagccttatgagtgtggtgaatgtgggaaatcGTTTAGCTACAAAGCCTCCCTCATGCGACACAGGACAGTTCAtactggagaaaggccttatcAATGCAATGAATGTGGTAAGTCCTTTAGCCGGAGTTCTGCCCTCCTTCAACACAGGAGAGCTCACTTGCAGTAA
- the LOC118932710 gene encoding zinc finger protein 883-like isoform X3: MRRRGSVTFEDVVIYFSQEELGLLNEAQRFLYHDVMLEIFALTASLDCWCGAKDEVPSEQSVPVEDARTSMAGPLTEKTHPCEKCVPVLKDILQLTELQATCPGQKPYFGGTCRGLWFSVKIFKVDMYRASLVTSFRFHVSGKPFTCGEGAKDFLALSGLLQHQATPNGEKPHGSIKHRESFNSGKSCNKWVECREVFSNPHTLHDQRACTGDGLDECSNCEKAVHCKYKLIQYQEVHTGARPYECPQCGKFFSSKKTLTKHRRVHTGERPYECGECGKYFSCKSHLIRHRTVHTGERPYECGECGKFFSCKSHLIRHRRVHTGERPYQCGECGKFFSQKKSLIQHRRVHTGERPYECGECGKFFSYKTSLIQHRALHTGERPYKCVECGKSFSENSVLAQHQRIHTGARPYECGECGKFFTHKTGLTLHRRIHTGERPYECGECGKFFSRKSHLFRHRTVHTGERPYQCGECGKFFSRNSCLTEHRRVHTGERPYECGECGKFFSRKTCLTQHRRVHTGERPYECGECGKFFSYKASLIQHRTLHTGERLYKCVECGKSFTENSVLVQHQRIHTGARTYECGECGKFFTLKTCLTRHRRVHTGERPYECGECGKLFSLKTCLTRHRRVHTGEKPYECGECGKSFSYKASLMRHRTVHTGERPYQCNECGKSFSRSSALLQHRRAHLQ; the protein is encoded by the exons ATGAGAAGAAGG GGCTCTGTGACCTTTGAGGACGTGGTCATCTACTTCTCCCAGGAGGAGTTGGGGCTCCTTAATGAGGCACAACGGTTCCTATACCATGATGTGATGCTGGAGATCTTTGCACTTACAGCGTCCCTGG ATTGTTGGTGTGGAGCAAAGGATGAGGTACCTTCTGAGCAGAGTGTTCCTGTAGAAGATGCCAGGACTTCCATGGCAGGTCCATTGACTGAGAAGACTCATCCTTGTGAGAAGTGTGTCCCAGTCTTGAAAGACATTTTACAGCTGACTGAGCTCCAAGCAACATGTCCTGGTCAGAAACCATATTTCGGTGGGACATGTAGAGGCTTATGGTTCAGTGTGAAAATCTTCAAAGTAGACATGTACAGGGCCTCACTTGTGACAAGTTTCAGATTCCATGTGTCGGGGAAGCCCTTCACTTGTGGGGAGGGTGCAAAGGACTTTTTAGCTCTATCAGGCCTTCTGCAGCACCAGGCCACTCCCAATGGTGAGAAGCCACATGGCAGCATCAAGCATAGGGAGTCCTTTAACAGTGGGAAAAGTTGTAACAAGTGGGTTGAATGCAGGGAAGTATTTAGCAACCCTCACACACTTCACGACCAGAGAGCCTGCACTGGAGATGGTCTTGATGAATGTAGCAACTGTGAAAAAGCCGTCCACTGCAAATACAAACTTATTCAGTACCAGGAAGTTCACACTGGAGCAAGGCCATATGAGTGTCCTCAATGTGGGAAATTCTTTAGCTCCAAAAAAACCCTCACTAAACACAGgagagttcacactggagaaaggccttatgagtgtggtgaatgtgggaaataCTTTAGCTGCAAAAGCCACCTCATTCGACACAGGacagttcacactggagaaaggccttatgagtgtggtgaatgtgggaaattctttAGCTGCAAAAGCCACCTCATTCGACATAGgagagttcacactggagaaaggccttatcagtgtggtgaatgtgggaaattcttCAGTCAGAAAAAGTCTCTCATTCAACACAGgagagttcacactggagaaaggccttacgagtgtggtgaatgtgggaaattctttAGCTACAAAACCTCCCTCATTCAACACAGGGCACTTCAtactggagaaaggccttataAGTGTGTTGAATGTGGGAAATCTTTCAGTGAGAACTCTGTCCTTGCTCAACACCAAAGAATTCACACTGGAGCAAGGCCTTATgagtgtggtgaatgtgggaaattctttACCCACAAAACCGGCCTCACTCTACACAGGagaattcacactggagaaaggccttatgagtgtggtgaatgtgggaaattcttCAGCCGCAAAAGCCACCTCTTTCGACACAGGacagttcacactggagaaagacCTTATCagtgtggtgaatgtgggaaattctttAGCCGCAACTCCTGCCTCACTGAACACAGgagagttcacactggagaaaggccttatgagtgtggtgaatgtgggaaattcttCAGCCGCAAAACCTGCCTCACTCAACACAGgagagttcacactggagaaaggccttatgagtgtggtgaatgtgggaaattctttAGCTACAAAGCCTCCCTCATTCAACACAGGACACTTCATACTGGAGAAaggctttataagtgtgttgaaTGTGGGAAATCTTTCACTGAGAACTCTGTCCTTGTTCAACACCAAAGAATTCACACTGGAGCAAGGACTTATgagtgtggtgaatgtgggaaattctttACCCTCAAAACCTGCCTCACTCGACACAGgagagttcacactggagaaaggccttatgagtgtggtgaatgtgggaaaCTCTTTAGCCTCAAAACCTGCCTCACTCGACACAGgagagttcacactggagaaaagccttatgagtgtggtgaatgtgggaaatcGTTTAGCTACAAAGCCTCCCTCATGCGACACAGGACAGTTCAtactggagaaaggccttatcAATGCAATGAATGTGGTAAGTCCTTTAGCCGGAGTTCTGCCCTCCTTCAACACAGGAGAGCTCACTTGCAGTAA